In one window of Candidatus Abawacabacteria bacterium DNA:
- a CDS encoding lamin tail domain-containing protein yields MKLLLIIGALVGTIGTLSTIYYTSSPPTTCADLPAIVEPEIGSVYITSILPNAIGNDKDSEWIKITNKQNTSINLKDYQLQIAEQIYELPDFTIYGQNTKTLPTKDLGLSLPNSPNTIKLLLITGKVIDTLNYPKPHGGQIFFHP; encoded by the coding sequence ATGAAATTATTATTGATAATCGGTGCCTTAGTGGGCACAATAGGAACATTGAGCACCATTTACTACACTTCTTCACCACCTACTACTTGTGCTGACTTACCAGCTATTGTTGAACCAGAAATTGGTAGTGTGTATATCACAAGTATTCTTCCCAATGCTATTGGCAATGATAAGGATAGTGAGTGGATCAAAATCACTAATAAGCAAAATACTAGTATCAATTTAAAAGATTATCAGCTGCAAATAGCTGAACAAATTTATGAACTTCCTGACTTTACTATTTATGGTCAAAACACCAAGACACTCCCCACTAAGGATTTAGGATTATCTCTACCCAATAGTCCAAACACAATCAAGCTCTTGCTGATCACAGGAAAAGTCATTGACACATTGAACTATCCGAAACCCCATGGAGGACAAATATTCTTCCACCCCTAA